The following are from one region of the Streptobacillus canis genome:
- a CDS encoding metal ABC transporter solute-binding protein, Zn/Mn family → MRKIIFKLIMLLLLVSNISLAKLKIGVSMLPYYSFTTNIVGDKADVIQILPADVDVHAYQPSPDEVKKITDLDVLIINGTGIDNYMYNLVKASNNKKVTIINANKNVSLLPISGERSNSKSVNTHTFISIQASIQQINTIAKEIAKLDSKNSSYYLKNARDYTKKLSNIKSKKIKEIANLRKGINLTVATTHGGYDYILGELGIKVGVVIEPKNNNKPSANDLKVAIDLIKKNRIDILFESDGASSPYTKAVQRETGVVVEQLLHMTSGRYTKDAFEKDIEKNLDRIISALRKVNKK, encoded by the coding sequence ATGAGAAAGATTATTTTTAAATTAATAATGTTACTTTTATTAGTTTCTAATATTTCTTTAGCAAAGCTTAAAATAGGAGTAAGTATGTTGCCTTATTATTCTTTTACAACTAATATTGTAGGAGATAAGGCAGATGTAATCCAAATACTTCCAGCTGATGTTGATGTACACGCATATCAACCTTCACCTGATGAAGTTAAAAAAATTACAGATCTTGATGTTTTAATTATTAATGGTACTGGTATAGATAACTATATGTACAATCTTGTTAAAGCTTCAAATAACAAGAAAGTCACTATTATTAACGCTAACAAGAATGTATCTCTTTTACCAATATCTGGTGAAAGAAGCAACTCTAAATCTGTTAATACTCATACTTTCATATCAATACAAGCTTCTATACAACAGATTAATACTATAGCTAAGGAAATAGCTAAACTAGATAGTAAAAATAGTAGTTATTATCTTAAAAATGCTAGGGATTATACTAAGAAACTTTCTAATATCAAATCTAAAAAGATAAAAGAAATAGCTAATCTTAGAAAAGGTATTAATTTAACAGTTGCAACTACTCATGGAGGTTATGACTATATCTTAGGAGAACTTGGTATTAAAGTTGGAGTTGTAATAGAACCTAAAAACAATAATAAGCCTAGTGCTAACGACTTGAAAGTTGCTATAGATTTAATTAAGAAAAATAGAATAGATATTCTATTTGAATCAGATGGTGCAAGTTCACCTTATACTAAAGCAGTTCAAAGAGAAACAGGTGTTGTGGTTGAGCAACTATTACATATGACTAGCGGTAGATATACTAAAGATGCGTTTGAAAAAGATATCGAAAAAAACCTTGATAGAATAATTTCAGCACTTAGAAAGGTGAATAAAAAATGA
- the nagA gene encoding N-acetylglucosamine-6-phosphate deacetylase, with protein sequence MIIKNAKIFDGDKFIPENVVILNGDKIEKITTVSELTEELMSKHEVVDIDGKVLSPGFIDLQINGCGGVLFNDEITREALEVMNETNKKYGCTSFLPTLITSPDEKILKALKLIEEIKDTKEEFGVLGLHIEGPYISVEKKGVHRPDYIRVLADEVIDTIAKVGYEGVKIMTIAPENALVKHLKQLKESGINIALGHTNATYAQVEEKAEYFTHATHFFNAMRGFDSREPGVIGYLLDKKNVQCGIIVDGMHASYPSVRVVKEVMRSNMYLVTDAVAPMGTDMPEFVFEGHLVRHENGKCWDPKTGSLGGSALDMITGVKNLVKEVKISEEEALRMATSYPAKAVQVEDRYGYIREGYIADLTFYNEDFVVEGTISKGKLQRY encoded by the coding sequence ATGATAATCAAAAATGCAAAAATATTTGATGGGGATAAATTTATTCCAGAAAATGTAGTAATTCTTAATGGAGATAAAATTGAAAAAATTACTACTGTATCTGAATTAACAGAAGAATTAATGTCTAAACATGAAGTAGTAGACATAGATGGTAAAGTATTATCACCAGGATTTATTGATTTACAAATTAATGGATGTGGTGGAGTATTATTTAACGATGAAATCACTAGAGAAGCTTTAGAAGTAATGAATGAAACTAATAAAAAATATGGATGTACTTCATTCTTACCTACATTAATTACATCACCTGATGAAAAAATATTAAAAGCTTTAAAATTAATTGAAGAAATCAAAGACACTAAAGAAGAATTTGGGGTTTTAGGATTACATATTGAAGGGCCATATATTAGTGTTGAGAAAAAAGGTGTTCATAGACCTGACTATATTAGAGTTTTAGCAGATGAAGTTATAGATACTATTGCTAAAGTAGGATATGAAGGAGTTAAAATTATGACTATTGCTCCTGAAAATGCACTAGTTAAACACTTAAAACAATTAAAAGAAAGTGGAATTAACATAGCTTTAGGGCATACAAATGCAACTTATGCACAAGTAGAAGAAAAAGCTGAGTACTTCACTCATGCAACTCACTTCTTTAATGCAATGCGTGGATTTGATTCAAGAGAGCCAGGAGTTATTGGTTACTTATTAGATAAGAAAAACGTACAATGTGGAATAATAGTAGATGGAATGCATGCTAGCTACCCTTCAGTAAGAGTAGTTAAAGAAGTAATGAGATCAAATATGTATTTAGTTACAGATGCTGTTGCTCCTATGGGAACAGATATGCCTGAATTCGTATTTGAAGGCCACTTAGTTCGTCATGAAAATGGAAAATGTTGGGATCCTAAGACTGGATCATTAGGTGGATCAGCTCTTGATATGATAACAGGAGTTAAAAACTTAGTTAAAGAAGTTAAAATAAGTGAAGAAGAAGCTTTACGTATGGCAACTTCATACCCAGCAAAAGCAGTTCAAGTTGAAGACAGATATGGATATATTAGAGAAGGATATATTGCTGACTTAACATTCTATAATGAAGACTTTGTTGTAGAAGGAACAATTTCAAAAGGCAAATTACAAAGATATTAA